From the genome of Endozoicomonas sp. NE40, one region includes:
- a CDS encoding ABC transporter substrate-binding protein encodes MFKKAFIVVAIILTLWLATSYKGVDPNQTLVIGAPFEYTSQDLSKDGYIFSRFQVTETLVEIQPDGSIQPKLATHWQTSDDRLTWRFTLRPDVLFHDGTVMTAEAVVFSLQQALEKPGIIHQVPLNKLYPEGDVEVVLELEQPYRPLLSVLSHFSTAIASPSSFEQKSGRAIAILKGTGPYQIQLLSPPHKLDVERFDNYWGEPARIRQIQYLTGHRAESRALQARSGQADIIYTLDPASISMLEQAPNVDVYSESIPRALLLKMNNEHPYLNTVETRRALSLALDREGIAERIIRVPGSEAYQLFPPALGDWHLKELEGQKNLQKAREILTAQGWIPGADGVRVRDGKRFSLGLVTYADRPEMTVVATAIQAQFWDLGIEVTIYVGNSSDIPYLHHQGTLELALVARNFAWANDPLALLLDDTRTHLGSDWGHMNWSSGELNQLLSEMTLTLDSEAYFKLSQQAASILAEEMPVIPVTFYTQQIAVNKRLNNFFYDPFEQNYRTSEMYFD; translated from the coding sequence ATGTTTAAAAAAGCTTTTATCGTTGTAGCGATCATACTGACCCTCTGGCTGGCAACGTCGTATAAGGGCGTTGACCCGAATCAGACGCTGGTGATTGGCGCCCCTTTTGAGTACACCAGCCAGGATTTATCCAAAGACGGCTACATCTTTTCACGCTTTCAGGTCACTGAAACCCTGGTAGAAATTCAGCCAGACGGCAGTATACAACCTAAACTGGCTACCCACTGGCAAACCAGCGACGACCGTCTGACATGGCGTTTCACCCTGCGCCCTGACGTACTATTCCATGACGGGACAGTAATGACGGCAGAAGCTGTTGTCTTTTCCCTGCAACAGGCACTGGAAAAGCCCGGAATTATTCATCAGGTACCATTAAATAAGCTCTATCCTGAAGGCGATGTTGAAGTCGTTCTTGAACTGGAACAACCCTATCGACCATTACTCTCCGTACTGTCCCACTTTTCAACCGCAATCGCTTCTCCATCGTCTTTTGAGCAAAAAAGTGGAAGGGCTATTGCCATACTGAAAGGCACAGGTCCTTACCAGATCCAGCTCCTGTCCCCTCCTCACAAACTGGACGTGGAACGTTTTGACAACTACTGGGGAGAACCGGCCAGAATCAGGCAGATTCAGTACCTTACCGGCCACCGTGCTGAAAGCCGCGCCCTGCAGGCACGAAGCGGACAGGCAGATATCATCTATACACTTGACCCGGCCAGTATCAGCATGCTGGAGCAGGCACCGAATGTCGATGTTTACAGCGAGTCTATCCCCCGTGCGCTGCTGTTGAAGATGAATAATGAACACCCTTATCTGAATACTGTTGAAACAAGGCGAGCCCTGAGCCTTGCCCTGGACCGTGAAGGCATTGCCGAAAGAATTATCAGGGTACCCGGCTCCGAGGCCTACCAGCTGTTCCCGCCCGCCCTGGGGGACTGGCACCTGAAGGAGCTGGAAGGTCAGAAAAACCTGCAAAAAGCCAGAGAAATCCTGACAGCTCAGGGCTGGATTCCCGGTGCTGACGGTGTTCGCGTTCGCGATGGCAAACGTTTCAGCCTGGGGCTCGTGACCTACGCCGACCGCCCTGAAATGACGGTTGTGGCTACAGCTATCCAGGCGCAGTTCTGGGATCTGGGCATTGAAGTGACTATCTATGTCGGCAATTCCAGTGACATCCCTTACCTGCATCATCAGGGTACACTTGAACTGGCACTGGTGGCCCGGAATTTCGCCTGGGCCAATGATCCCCTGGCATTGCTGCTTGACGATACCAGAACCCACCTTGGCAGCGACTGGGGACACATGAACTGGTCCTCAGGGGAGTTAAACCAACTTCTCAGTGAAATGACCCTGACCCTGGACAGCGAAGCCTATTTCAAACTGTCACAGCAAGCCGCTTCGATTCTTGCAGAAGAGATGCCTGTTATTCCGGTGACTTTTTACACTCAGCAGATCGCTGTCAACAAACGACTCAATAACTTT